A genomic segment from Pseudoalteromonas rubra encodes:
- a CDS encoding chemotaxis protein CheX, producing the protein MNVEFINPFLSSLMNVLATMAQTELTPGKPKIKKDEVARGDVSGLIGMVGPQTKGSFSISFDEGLALTIMERMLGERPEKINEEVTDMVGEITNMVTGGAKNLLGEKGYEFDMATPIVVSGPGHTITHKCEGPKIIMPFTSDDGNANIEVSFDKL; encoded by the coding sequence ATGAATGTAGAATTCATCAACCCTTTTTTATCGTCTCTGATGAATGTACTGGCCACCATGGCACAAACAGAACTAACGCCTGGTAAGCCTAAGATTAAAAAAGATGAGGTGGCACGCGGCGATGTGTCCGGGTTGATTGGCATGGTGGGCCCGCAGACCAAAGGCTCCTTTTCTATCAGCTTTGATGAAGGTCTGGCTCTGACCATTATGGAAAGAATGCTGGGTGAGCGCCCGGAAAAGATTAATGAAGAAGTCACTGATATGGTTGGCGAAATCACCAACATGGTCACAGGTGGCGCAAAAAATTTACTGGGCGAGAAAGGCTATGAGTTTGATATGGCCACCCCCATCGTGGTGTCCGGGCCTGGCCACACCATCACCCACAAGTGTGAAGGTCCAAAGATCATCATGCCATTCACGTCAGATGACGGTAACGCCAATATAGAGGTGAGTTTCGATAAGCTATGA
- the alr gene encoding alanine racemase produces MRLATAEINLTALSYNLKQIKVLAPGTRVMAVLKANAYGHGLVKIAQHLNDADAFAVARIDEALALRAGGLTKPIVLLEGFFNRADLPILIANNFETIIHDENQLRAIETSQLDARLSVWLKVDTGMHRLGVEPVQFEAFYQRLKACNNVDPKIKLMTHFSCADDVHSTQTQVQITAFERLVKSKPEAKCLANSAGVIGWPQSHGDWIRPGLMMYGVSPMLDQVGTEHGLKPVMRLKTRVIAIKSLAAGEKVGYGGRWQSDQQTQLAIVAMGYGDGYPRNARDGTPVVIRGKRYGIVGAVSMDMITVDIGCNPDDISVGDEVEMWGPALPVEEVAVCAGTIPYELLCNITPRVSYDYLAEAD; encoded by the coding sequence ATGCGCCTGGCAACCGCCGAAATTAACCTCACGGCTTTAAGCTATAATTTAAAACAGATTAAGGTACTGGCACCTGGTACACGGGTTATGGCTGTGCTTAAGGCCAATGCCTATGGCCATGGTCTGGTTAAAATTGCACAGCACCTCAATGATGCAGATGCCTTTGCGGTCGCACGTATTGATGAAGCGCTGGCTTTGCGTGCCGGTGGCCTGACTAAACCAATCGTGTTACTTGAAGGCTTCTTCAACCGTGCCGATTTGCCTATTCTTATCGCCAATAACTTTGAAACCATTATTCATGATGAAAACCAGCTGCGGGCCATTGAGACCAGTCAACTGGACGCGCGTTTATCGGTTTGGCTCAAAGTAGACACAGGGATGCACCGCCTGGGCGTTGAGCCCGTGCAGTTTGAGGCATTTTATCAGCGCCTCAAAGCCTGCAACAACGTTGATCCCAAGATTAAGCTGATGACACATTTCTCCTGTGCGGATGATGTTCACAGCACACAAACACAGGTTCAGATTACCGCGTTTGAGCGTCTGGTAAAGAGTAAACCCGAAGCTAAATGTCTGGCCAATTCAGCAGGTGTAATAGGCTGGCCACAGTCACATGGCGACTGGATCCGGCCCGGTTTGATGATGTATGGGGTGTCACCTATGCTGGACCAGGTTGGCACTGAGCATGGCCTGAAGCCTGTGATGCGCCTGAAAACTCGGGTGATTGCCATCAAATCATTGGCAGCCGGAGAAAAGGTTGGGTACGGTGGCCGCTGGCAAAGTGACCAACAAACTCAGTTGGCTATTGTGGCTATGGGTTATGGGGATGGCTATCCGCGTAATGCGAGGGATGGGACACCCGTAGTCATAAGAGGTAAGCGCTATGGCATTGTTGGTGCTGTCTCTATGGATATGATCACGGTGGACATAGGCTGTAACCCGGATGACATTAGCGTTGGTGACGAGGTTGAAATGTGGGGCCCTGCGCTGCCTGTTGAAGAAGTGGCAGTGTGCGCAGGTACTATCCCCTATGAATTGCTATGCAATATCACTCCGCGGGTAAGCTATGATTACCTTGCTGAGGCAGACTGA
- a CDS encoding secondary thiamine-phosphate synthase enzyme YjbQ — MSWHQTHITLRPRQRGFHLIDDEVLTQLPQLGYYKVGLLHLFIQHTSASLTINENADPTVRMDMESHFNHFVPERQSYYRHDYEGDDDMPAHIKSSTLGCEVTIPVSQGRLQLGTWQGIYLGEHRDHAGSRAIVATLHGQLLE, encoded by the coding sequence ATGAGCTGGCATCAAACACACATCACACTCAGGCCGCGTCAACGCGGCTTTCATTTGATTGATGACGAGGTCCTGACCCAACTACCGCAGCTGGGTTACTACAAAGTAGGCTTGTTGCATTTGTTTATACAGCATACGTCTGCCAGTCTCACCATCAATGAAAATGCCGACCCCACCGTACGTATGGATATGGAAAGTCACTTCAACCACTTTGTGCCCGAACGGCAAAGTTACTATCGCCATGATTACGAAGGGGACGATGACATGCCGGCTCACATTAAGTCGAGTACACTGGGTTGTGAGGTCACAATCCCGGTTAGTCAGGGACGCCTGCAATTAGGCACCTGGCAGGGGATCTATCTCGGGGAACACAGAGATCATGCAGGTAGCCGTGCTATCGTCGCGACCTTGCACGGCCAGTTATTGGAATAG